The following coding sequences are from one Pseudonocardia sp. HH130630-07 window:
- a CDS encoding response regulator transcription factor: MRVIVAEDSVLMREGLVGLLERFSHTVLAAVGDAPALVGAVRRERPDLVLTDVRMPPGGAGAGGTDSGLRAAVELRHADPALPVLVLSQYVEPVAAEALLDTGDGAGVGYLLKDRVADVHGFAAAAERVVAGGTVLDPEVVQRLVRRRRDPVARLSPREREVLGLMAQGRSNGEIAAALVLSDAAVNKHVRAVFTKLDLPAETAGHRRVLAVLAWLRSGA, encoded by the coding sequence GTGCGTGTGATCGTCGCCGAGGACTCCGTCCTCATGCGGGAGGGCCTCGTCGGGCTGCTGGAACGGTTCTCGCACACCGTGCTCGCCGCGGTCGGGGACGCTCCGGCGCTGGTCGGGGCCGTGCGCCGGGAGCGGCCGGACCTGGTGCTGACCGACGTCCGGATGCCGCCGGGTGGCGCCGGGGCGGGGGGAACCGACAGTGGGCTGCGGGCCGCGGTCGAGCTGCGCCACGCCGATCCGGCGCTGCCGGTGCTCGTGCTGTCCCAGTACGTCGAGCCCGTCGCGGCGGAGGCGCTGCTCGACACCGGCGACGGGGCTGGAGTCGGCTACCTCCTCAAGGACCGGGTCGCCGACGTGCACGGATTCGCCGCGGCGGCGGAGCGCGTGGTCGCCGGGGGCACTGTCCTGGACCCGGAGGTGGTGCAGCGGCTGGTGCGGCGGCGCCGCGACCCCGTCGCCCGGCTGTCCCCGCGGGAGCGGGAGGTCCTCGGCCTGATGGCCCAGGGCCGGTCGAACGGCGAGATCGCCGCGGCGCTGGTGCTGTCCGACGCCGCCGTCAACAAGCACGTCCGGGCCGTGTTCACGAAGCTGGACCTGCCGGCCGAGACCGCGGGGCACCGGCGGGTGCTCGCGGTACTGGCCTGGCTGCGGTCGGGTGCCTAG
- the hisB gene encoding imidazoleglycerol-phosphate dehydratase HisB, producing MSRTARIERVTKETRIAVEIDLDGTGRTEIDTKVPFYDHMLDAFGKHGSFDLSVHADGDIEIDSHHTVEDVAIVLGQAIRQALGDKTGIRRFGDAWIPMDEALAHAVVDVSGRPYTVCSGEPEMMRGFVVGGHYPTVLNRHVFESLAFHGHLALHVRVLDGRDPHHITEAEFKAVARALRAATEPDPRVTGVPSTKGAL from the coding sequence GTGAGCCGGACCGCGCGCATCGAGCGCGTCACGAAGGAGACCCGGATCGCCGTCGAGATCGACCTCGACGGCACCGGGCGGACCGAGATCGACACGAAGGTGCCGTTCTACGACCACATGCTCGACGCGTTCGGCAAGCACGGCTCGTTCGACCTGTCCGTGCACGCCGACGGCGACATCGAGATCGACTCCCACCACACGGTGGAGGACGTCGCGATCGTGCTCGGCCAGGCGATCCGCCAGGCACTCGGCGACAAGACCGGGATCCGGCGGTTCGGCGACGCGTGGATCCCGATGGACGAGGCACTGGCCCACGCCGTCGTCGACGTCTCCGGCCGGCCGTACACGGTGTGCAGCGGCGAGCCGGAGATGATGCGCGGCTTCGTCGTCGGCGGGCACTACCCGACCGTGCTGAACCGGCACGTGTTCGAGTCGCTGGCCTTCCACGGCCACCTGGCGCTGCACGTGCGGGTGCTCGACGGCCGCGACCCGCACCACATCACCGAGGCCGAGTTCAAGGCGGTCGCCCGGGCGCTGCGTGCCGCCACCGAACCGGACCCGCGGGTCACCGGCGTGCCGTCGACGAAGGGCGCCCTCTAG
- a CDS encoding histidinol-phosphate transaminase, with the protein MIPGEGVRLEDLPLREDLRGKSAYGAPQLDVAVRLNTNENPYPPPPELVADVTAACESAARELHRYPDRDAVGLRTELAAYLSTQTGVELSERNLWAANGSNEILQQLLQAFGGPGRTALGFVPSYSMHPIISSGTRTEFVPVPRRADFTIDVDAAVATLAERSPDITFVTSPNNPTGQSIAPEDLARLVEAAPGIVIVDEAYAEFAEATGRPSATTLLATHGHKLVVSRTMSKAFAFAGGRLGYLAAAPAVVEALLLVRLPYHLSVLSQAAARAALRHAGATLGSVALLAAERERVCGELAAAGYDVVPSDANFVLFGRFADAGRAWKGFLEHGVLIRDVGIPEHLRVSIGTPEENDTFLQAATELATEELL; encoded by the coding sequence GTGATCCCCGGTGAGGGAGTCCGGCTCGAGGACCTGCCGCTGCGCGAGGACCTGCGCGGGAAGAGCGCCTACGGCGCCCCGCAGCTCGACGTCGCGGTGCGGCTCAACACCAACGAGAACCCGTACCCACCGCCGCCCGAGCTGGTCGCCGACGTGACCGCGGCCTGCGAGTCGGCCGCCCGTGAGCTGCACCGCTACCCCGACCGCGACGCCGTCGGCCTGCGGACCGAGCTCGCCGCCTACCTGAGCACGCAGACCGGCGTGGAGCTGTCCGAGCGGAACCTCTGGGCGGCGAACGGCTCGAACGAGATCCTGCAGCAGCTGTTGCAGGCCTTCGGCGGCCCCGGCCGGACGGCGCTCGGGTTCGTGCCCAGCTACTCGATGCACCCGATCATCTCCTCCGGGACCCGCACCGAGTTCGTGCCCGTGCCCCGCCGCGCGGACTTCACGATCGACGTCGACGCCGCGGTCGCCACGCTCGCCGAGCGCTCGCCGGACATCACGTTCGTCACCAGCCCGAACAACCCGACCGGGCAGTCGATCGCCCCGGAGGACCTCGCCCGGCTGGTGGAGGCCGCACCCGGGATCGTGATCGTCGACGAGGCCTACGCCGAGTTCGCCGAGGCCACCGGCCGGCCGAGCGCGACCACCCTGCTCGCGACGCACGGCCACAAGCTGGTCGTGTCGCGGACGATGAGCAAGGCGTTCGCCTTCGCCGGCGGCCGGCTCGGCTACCTGGCCGCGGCCCCGGCGGTCGTCGAGGCGTTGCTGCTGGTGCGGCTGCCGTACCACCTGTCGGTGCTGTCCCAGGCCGCGGCGCGGGCCGCGCTGCGGCACGCCGGGGCGACCCTCGGCTCGGTGGCCCTGCTCGCCGCGGAGCGGGAACGGGTCTGCGGGGAGCTGGCCGCCGCCGGTTACGACGTGGTCCCCAGCGACGCCAACTTCGTCCTCTTCGGCCGGTTCGCCGACGCCGGGCGGGCCTGGAAGGGCTTCCTGGAACACGGTGTCCTCATCCGCGACGTCGGGATCCCGGAGCACCTGCGGGTCTCGATCGGCACGCCGGAGGAGAACGACACGTTCCTGCAGGCCGCCACCGAACTCGCCACCGAGGAGCTGCTGTGA
- a CDS encoding sensor histidine kinase: protein MRIATAWQAMDQRPLRFLLTGWPWRSLAYLVTGAALGIVLVLLLAIPAFGLAAGGVPLAVVSGLALAGALVVTGPPLAGLERARLRLVDDAPLPVPLRPAGSRWRAPSTWREVGFAALAATGLAGLDASVLGLSLVLPVEMFRSAAAETEVWPLSIAGVVLLAAAPWTVTAWAGARAALTRTVLGPRGTELAHGLTDVQSRRLVSAFESERSRIERDLHDGAQQRLVALGVTLGLIRMDLGDDPAATRLDEARDQLGVALTELRDLVRGLDPSMLADHGLAAAVADQAARCPVPVEVDLQLPDRLPPQVATTAYFVLTEALTNTVRHSGAGAASVTGRHHADQVVLEVRDDGRGGADPAGGSGLAGLAERVALAGGRVRLSSPVGGPTLLRVELPCV from the coding sequence GTGCGGATCGCGACGGCCTGGCAGGCCATGGACCAGCGGCCGCTGCGGTTCCTGCTGACCGGCTGGCCGTGGCGGTCGCTGGCGTACCTGGTGACCGGGGCCGCGCTCGGCATCGTCCTGGTGCTCCTCCTCGCCATCCCGGCGTTCGGGCTCGCGGCCGGTGGGGTGCCGCTCGCCGTCGTCTCGGGGCTGGCCCTGGCCGGCGCGCTGGTCGTGACCGGACCACCGCTGGCGGGGCTGGAACGCGCCCGGCTGCGCCTGGTGGACGACGCCCCGCTGCCGGTGCCGCTGCGGCCCGCGGGCTCGCGGTGGCGGGCCCCCTCGACGTGGCGGGAGGTGGGCTTCGCCGCGCTCGCCGCGACCGGCCTCGCCGGGCTCGACGCGAGCGTCCTGGGGCTGTCGCTCGTCCTCCCGGTGGAGATGTTCCGCTCGGCCGCCGCGGAGACGGAGGTGTGGCCGTTGTCGATCGCCGGAGTGGTGCTCCTGGCGGCGGCACCGTGGACGGTGACCGCGTGGGCGGGAGCCCGGGCGGCGCTCACCCGCACCGTGCTCGGGCCGCGGGGCACCGAGCTCGCCCACGGGCTCACCGACGTCCAGTCCCGGCGGCTGGTCAGCGCGTTCGAGTCCGAGCGGTCCCGGATCGAGCGGGACCTGCACGACGGCGCGCAGCAGCGGCTCGTCGCGCTCGGCGTGACCCTGGGGCTGATCCGGATGGACCTCGGCGACGATCCCGCCGCCACCCGGCTCGACGAGGCCCGCGACCAGCTCGGCGTCGCACTCACCGAGCTGCGGGACCTCGTGCGCGGTCTCGACCCGTCGATGCTCGCCGACCACGGGCTCGCCGCGGCGGTCGCCGATCAGGCGGCGCGCTGCCCCGTCCCGGTGGAGGTCGACCTGCAGCTGCCGGACCGGCTCCCGCCGCAGGTGGCGACGACCGCCTACTTCGTGCTGACCGAGGCGTTGACGAACACGGTCCGGCACAGCGGTGCCGGCGCGGCGTCGGTGACCGGTCGCCACCACGCCGACCAGGTCGTGCTGGAGGTCCGCGACGACGGCCGCGGCGGCGCCGACCCGGCCGGCGGTTCCGGGCTGGCCGGGCTCGCCGAGCGGGTCGCGCTGGCCGGTGGCCGGGTCCGGCTGTCGAGCCCGGTGGGCGGACCTACGCTGCTGCGGGTGGAGCTGCCGTGCGTGTGA
- a CDS encoding ABC transporter ATP-binding protein, giving the protein MSTPPLQLRDLRRVHRRDRGPAVAALDGVDLTLRRGTFTAVMGPSGSGKSTLLHCAAGLDTPTSGRVVLDGTDLAPLSERRRTLLRRDRIGFVFQDSNLVASLTAAQNVALPGRLARHRIPASAVAAALAEVGLADRAGHRPAQLSGGQCQRVAIARALLGRPGVVFADEPTGALDSAASARVLALLRRCTDGPAAAATLMVTHDPVAAAWADEVVVLADGRVRERFAVPGAPGTAARAAEIGNRLVAEPEPEPAPGPEPESESVGRGHR; this is encoded by the coding sequence ATGAGCACTCCACCCCTGCAACTGCGTGACCTGCGCCGGGTCCACCGGCGGGACCGCGGTCCCGCCGTCGCCGCGCTCGACGGCGTCGACCTGACACTGCGGCGCGGCACCTTCACCGCGGTGATGGGGCCGTCCGGGTCCGGGAAGTCGACCCTGCTGCACTGCGCCGCGGGTCTGGACACCCCGACGTCGGGCCGGGTCGTGCTCGACGGCACCGACCTCGCCCCGCTGTCCGAACGGCGGCGCACGCTGCTGCGCCGGGACCGGATCGGGTTCGTGTTCCAGGATTCCAACCTGGTCGCGTCACTGACGGCGGCGCAGAACGTGGCGCTGCCCGGACGGCTGGCCCGGCACCGGATCCCGGCCTCCGCGGTCGCCGCGGCGCTGGCCGAGGTCGGACTGGCGGACCGGGCGGGGCACCGGCCGGCGCAGCTGTCCGGCGGGCAGTGCCAGCGGGTCGCGATCGCCCGGGCGCTGCTCGGCCGGCCGGGGGTGGTGTTCGCCGACGAGCCGACCGGCGCGCTCGACTCGGCCGCGTCGGCGAGGGTGCTCGCGCTGCTGCGCCGGTGCACCGACGGCCCGGCCGCCGCGGCGACGCTGATGGTCACCCACGACCCGGTCGCGGCAGCCTGGGCGGACGAGGTGGTCGTCCTGGCCGACGGACGGGTGCGGGAACGGTTCGCGGTCCCCGGCGCCCCGGGTACCGCCGCACGCGCCGCAGAGATCGGCAACCGGCTCGTCGCGGAACCGGAACCGGAACCGGCGCCGGGACCGGAGCCGGAGTCGGAGTCGGTCGGGCGTGGTCACCGGTGA
- a CDS encoding ABC transporter permease: MIAASNLVTRWREMLATVLAVATGVGLLGAVLLTASAARPPVQERFAATSALVVGPEVAVSQTPRGDGRVPWTAAAADALAARLSATPGTVAVPDRSFPAVPLPGGRPVGDPEDRENGHGVASLVLGGHTIGSGTAPTRAGEAVVGADLGVAPGGVLPVLFADAVREVRVTGTTGAPGVRAIGVLGPVPAPPPDTTVLTGDARGSVEPVQDSRIRFRGDQLLAALGLLTGVTTVVVVSAALSTAVAGRRRELGLLRAVGATPGQVRRIVLGEAVLTGLVGAVLGAVLATALAPVLHRALVVAEAARPAVVTAEPGPLAIASVAGVLLAVAGGTAASRRAARAVALDVVVVGRTDAAGPGRPRTVAGVLTAVLGAATAVLTAGAVGDGRVGLALLTGSLLVVAAALLAPVLIGLLGARRGPAGPGPVLRSPTVTLVRAELAAAPGRAAAVAAPTIVAVGFAVLIGGLVATTAVAYPAERTAVLAGSVAVEQDGAPGLPDTAARALDVPGARLPLPTVLVVPGPSGPTALDAVGTGDAGLVRPGTVVLSGPVAAGLGLRGGDTLPARFPDGETVELAVARVLPPDERRGDVALARADVRSHDPGALTDTAFLPAGAVPPEPPPGVVVRDARAYALAEYAVDARLSGALAALLVAVSAGYGGLAIANGIVSSVRSRRAGDAVLAAVGATRRRRVLLGTVEAAAATLAGTVLGIAVTVPPLVAVASGLARATGRPVPPVPDPVATGAAVGVCLLVAMLSAALATGRSGPRPVRLRTGSRWRLRW; encoded by the coding sequence GTGATCGCCGCGTCGAACCTGGTCACCCGGTGGCGGGAGATGCTGGCCACGGTGCTGGCCGTCGCGACCGGGGTGGGTTTGCTGGGCGCGGTGCTGCTGACGGCGTCGGCCGCCCGGCCACCGGTGCAGGAACGGTTCGCCGCGACCTCGGCGCTCGTCGTTGGGCCGGAGGTGGCGGTGTCGCAGACCCCGCGCGGCGACGGCCGGGTCCCGTGGACGGCGGCGGCCGCCGACGCGCTCGCCGCGCGCCTGTCGGCGACGCCCGGCACGGTCGCGGTCCCCGACCGCTCGTTCCCGGCGGTGCCACTGCCCGGCGGGCGGCCGGTGGGGGACCCGGAGGACCGGGAGAACGGGCACGGCGTCGCGAGCCTCGTCCTCGGGGGCCACACGATCGGTTCCGGCACGGCGCCGACGCGTGCGGGGGAGGCCGTCGTCGGTGCGGATCTCGGCGTAGCGCCGGGCGGGGTGCTGCCGGTGCTGTTCGCCGACGCCGTCCGGGAGGTCCGGGTCACCGGGACGACCGGGGCACCGGGGGTGCGTGCGATCGGCGTGCTCGGCCCGGTCCCGGCTCCGCCGCCGGACACGACGGTCCTCACCGGTGACGCGCGCGGGTCCGTCGAGCCGGTGCAGGACTCCCGGATCCGGTTCCGCGGCGACCAGCTGCTCGCCGCGCTGGGGCTGCTCACCGGTGTGACGACGGTGGTGGTCGTCTCCGCGGCGCTGTCCACCGCGGTCGCCGGGCGGCGCCGTGAGCTGGGGCTGCTGCGCGCCGTCGGGGCCACCCCGGGGCAGGTCCGCCGGATCGTGCTCGGTGAGGCGGTGCTGACCGGCCTCGTCGGTGCGGTGCTCGGTGCGGTGCTCGCCACCGCGCTGGCCCCGGTGCTCCACCGTGCGCTCGTCGTCGCGGAGGCCGCCCGGCCGGCGGTGGTGACGGCCGAGCCCGGCCCGCTCGCGATCGCGTCGGTGGCCGGGGTGCTGCTCGCCGTCGCGGGCGGGACCGCGGCGTCCCGGCGGGCGGCACGGGCGGTGGCGCTCGACGTCGTCGTCGTCGGGCGGACGGACGCGGCGGGCCCGGGGCGGCCGCGGACGGTCGCGGGCGTGCTGACGGCCGTGCTCGGGGCGGCGACGGCGGTCCTGACCGCGGGTGCCGTCGGCGACGGGCGGGTCGGTCTGGCGTTGCTCACCGGATCGCTGCTGGTCGTCGCGGCCGCGCTGCTGGCCCCGGTGCTGATCGGGCTGCTCGGGGCGCGCCGGGGTCCGGCCGGGCCCGGCCCGGTACTGCGCAGCCCCACGGTGACCCTGGTCCGGGCCGAGCTGGCCGCCGCTCCCGGCCGGGCCGCCGCGGTGGCGGCACCGACGATCGTCGCCGTCGGGTTCGCGGTGCTGATCGGCGGGCTCGTCGCGACGACGGCCGTCGCCTACCCGGCCGAGCGCACCGCGGTGCTGGCCGGTTCCGTCGCCGTCGAGCAGGACGGCGCTCCCGGCCTGCCCGACACGGCGGCCCGGGCCCTCGACGTGCCCGGTGCCCGGCTGCCGCTGCCGACCGTGCTGGTCGTGCCGGGGCCGTCCGGACCGACGGCGCTCGACGCGGTCGGTACCGGCGACGCCGGGCTGGTGCGGCCCGGCACGGTGGTGCTGTCCGGGCCGGTCGCCGCCGGGCTCGGCCTGCGCGGCGGCGACACGCTGCCGGCCCGGTTCCCCGACGGCGAGACCGTCGAGCTGGCCGTGGCCCGGGTGCTCCCGCCCGACGAGCGGCGCGGCGACGTCGCCCTCGCCCGGGCCGACGTCCGCAGCCACGATCCGGGGGCGCTGACCGACACCGCGTTCCTGCCGGCCGGCGCCGTGCCGCCGGAGCCGCCGCCCGGCGTCGTCGTGCGGGACGCGCGGGCCTACGCCCTGGCCGAGTACGCCGTCGACGCCCGGCTGTCCGGTGCGCTGGCCGCGCTGCTCGTCGCGGTGTCGGCCGGGTACGGCGGCCTCGCGATCGCGAACGGGATCGTCTCGTCGGTCCGGTCCCGGCGGGCCGGGGACGCGGTGCTCGCCGCGGTCGGCGCGACCCGGCGCCGGCGGGTGCTGCTGGGCACGGTGGAGGCCGCGGCCGCCACGCTGGCCGGCACGGTGCTCGGGATCGCGGTGACGGTCCCGCCACTGGTCGCGGTCGCGTCCGGGCTGGCTCGGGCGACCGGCCGGCCGGTGCCACCGGTGCCCGACCCGGTCGCGACGGGAGCCGCCGTGGGCGTGTGCCTGCTGGTCGCGATGCTCTCCGCCGCGCTCGCCACCGGGCGGTCCGGGCCCCGGCCCGTCCGTCTCCGGACCGGATCGCGGTGGAGACTACGCTGGTGA